One window of the Fundidesulfovibrio putealis DSM 16056 genome contains the following:
- a CDS encoding NIL domain-containing protein translates to MNEVRKIVHLSFPPDSSGKPVVCNIIKLFDLCFNIIKAQINPREVGEMVLEINGLEPAVNDGLAYLREHGLTITPVAQTVRKDEDSCVHCGVCTALCRPRALEIDRATWKVRFDSEKCVACGLCVKVCPVKAMETQLENGYL, encoded by the coding sequence CCGGATTCCTCCGGCAAGCCGGTTGTCTGCAACATCATCAAGCTTTTCGACCTGTGCTTCAACATCATCAAGGCCCAGATCAACCCCCGCGAGGTGGGCGAGATGGTCCTTGAGATCAACGGCCTGGAGCCTGCCGTCAACGACGGCCTGGCCTACCTGCGCGAGCACGGGCTGACCATAACCCCAGTGGCCCAGACAGTCCGCAAGGACGAGGACTCCTGCGTCCACTGCGGCGTATGCACCGCCCTGTGCCGCCCGCGCGCCCTGGAGATCGACCGCGCCACCTGGAAGGTGCGCTTCGACTCCGAGAAGTGCGTGGCCTGCGGCCTGTGCGTGAAGGTCTGCCCGGTGAAGGCCATGGAAACCCAGTTGGAGAACGGCTATCTGTAA